A section of the Felis catus isolate Fca126 chromosome B2, F.catus_Fca126_mat1.0, whole genome shotgun sequence genome encodes:
- the FAM162B gene encoding protein FAM162B isoform X1 gives MATRFYSVRRNAFKRSCRQQSQEVVNLLREFSSRGRPPPGPRPGGNRPPQGRGTPVRGRRPGGGDRERVCACQRLQLRPGVSPGSDAGRGGPGRAAELSSPPPAAGSAGRGAACSRLSGPPCASVWGASSVAPRERTEKPRGGPSRLRGLGVCPATVAAVPPAALGPKQGRCTGSPPSTSLRNSTRKSCCGPDVSKRWRTSRLGSQLN, from the exons ATGGCAACGCGTTTCTACTCGGTACGAAGAAATGCCTTTAAAAGGAGCTGCAGGCAGCAGTCTCAGGAGGTGGTGAATCTGCTTCGAGAGTTTTCCAGCAGAGGCAGGCCTCCCCCGGGGCCCCGCCCGGGAGGGAATCGGCCCCCCCAGGGCCGTGGCACCCCGGTTCGAGGTCGCCGGCCGGGGGGCGGAGACCGGGAGCGGGTGTGCGCGTGCCAGAGGCTGCAGCTGCGCCCCGGGGTCTCCCCTGGGAGCgacgcggggcggggcgggccgggccgggccgcggAGCTGAGCAGTCCTCCGCCGGCGGCTGGGAGCGCGGGAAGGGGCGCAGCATGCTCGCGGCTGTCGGGGCCCCCCTGCGCCTCGGTCTGGGGCGCATCTTCCGTTGCGCCCCGGGAGCGCACGGAGAAGCCGCGTGGCGGGCCCTCGCGCCTCCGCGGCCTCGGGGTCTGCCCCGCTACTGTAGCAGCCGTGCCCCCAGCGGCTCTGGGCCCCAAG CAGGGAAGGTGCACCGGGTCCCCGCCGAGTACAAGCCTTCGCAATTCGACAAGAAAATCCTGCTGTGGACCGGACGTTTCAAAACGATGGAGGACATCCCGCCTCGGGTCCC agCTAAACTAA
- the FAM162B gene encoding protein FAM162B isoform X2, whose amino-acid sequence MATRFYSVRRNAFKRSCRQQSQEVVNLLREFSSRGRPPPGPRPGGNRPPQGRGTPVRGRRPGGGDRERVCACQRLQLRPGVSPGSDAGRGGPGRAAELSSPPPAAGSAGRGAACSRLSGPPCASVWGASSVAPRERTEKPRGGPSRLRGLGVCPATVAAVPPAALGPKGRCTGSPPSTSLRNSTRKSCCGPDVSKRWRTSRLGSQLN is encoded by the exons ATGGCAACGCGTTTCTACTCGGTACGAAGAAATGCCTTTAAAAGGAGCTGCAGGCAGCAGTCTCAGGAGGTGGTGAATCTGCTTCGAGAGTTTTCCAGCAGAGGCAGGCCTCCCCCGGGGCCCCGCCCGGGAGGGAATCGGCCCCCCCAGGGCCGTGGCACCCCGGTTCGAGGTCGCCGGCCGGGGGGCGGAGACCGGGAGCGGGTGTGCGCGTGCCAGAGGCTGCAGCTGCGCCCCGGGGTCTCCCCTGGGAGCgacgcggggcggggcgggccgggccgggccgcggAGCTGAGCAGTCCTCCGCCGGCGGCTGGGAGCGCGGGAAGGGGCGCAGCATGCTCGCGGCTGTCGGGGCCCCCCTGCGCCTCGGTCTGGGGCGCATCTTCCGTTGCGCCCCGGGAGCGCACGGAGAAGCCGCGTGGCGGGCCCTCGCGCCTCCGCGGCCTCGGGGTCTGCCCCGCTACTGTAGCAGCCGTGCCCCCAGCGGCTCTGGGCCCCAAG GGAAGGTGCACCGGGTCCCCGCCGAGTACAAGCCTTCGCAATTCGACAAGAAAATCCTGCTGTGGACCGGACGTTTCAAAACGATGGAGGACATCCCGCCTCGGGTCCC agCTAAACTAA